TTAGCATGTTCATCATTTGCATAATATCTGCCTCTGACATTTTTCTGTAGGCAGACAACATAGCACTGAATTGTGTATCCAATAGATCATGGTTGTGTTCGTCAGAGAAATAAAAGATATGCCACCTTCCACTTTCTGGTACAAATTTAACATCCATTCGGGCTTCACATCCAGTTCTTGTTTCCAATCTAGGctccttcttccttttttccATCGTGTAATATTTCTCCATCCTGAATCCTTGCCTATGACATACAAACTTTTGTTTGTAAATCTCGCCAGTACTATTCTTGAAGGTCTTGCTCTTCCTTGCACTAAAGCCCTTCGACTTTGAGTActtcataaaaaaatcaaatgaaagCTGCAAAGTATAAAAGTGGTATTTTCCAATTTCCTCCGCAAAATTCTCACTAAATTTCAAAGTTGTAATGTCTTGCACGGAGTCAACCGCATAAGCGGCTTCAAGAATATCTTCTGACTGATTAGATTCAGAAGAAAATGCTCCCTCAGTAAATTCATCTCTGAAATCTTGTTCGAATTCATTCTGTTCATCCATCATATCTTGGTTACTTACTAGCTCTTCTTGTTGGTTAAAGTCATGTCCTCCTGGTATTACTCATTCATCTCAGTATCCGTAAATATACCTGATATCTTAAAAATGtccaatgaaaaaaattatttaatacacACAaagtcatatatttttatttgtggtaaaagttaaaaattaaaagtaaataatatttaaacttttttgtttaacaaaattaaaataaagcacacaaataagaataaatttgtATAGGAGTACATTCATtatgttataattttaataagtaatgtaagttttaaaaaattgaataaatttatatttattttgattacatTCAAAAGTGAATTATATGTATTCTTATAATCAAGAAatatacttaaatttttttataataagtaagtttttcaataatttaatttattaaaaaatctcatctttttatttatcctacaaaataaaaattcatattaataGTTTTGAATgagacaattaaaataaaatataaaaataaagcttgaataaaaaaaatacaaagttttcaatctaaaaatataaaatagttaaaaaataaaaaattatttaaatatgatttttcaagACGCTCTATAACTTAGatgaacaaatattatttttaaaatgaatcatGATATATTGATACAAAACTTATTgtgtgtaaatttttttaaaaattaataaatctcTCTCGTTAATAACAATATTGGAACTTAAATTTGAACGCTAATTGATATTTTATATTGTGTAGGTACttagaatatattaaaaaagtacGTTAAtaatttgaagagaaaaattattagtgtaaatttattttttaaaaaaattaatccttaTTGAACTATTCTACTTTTATTCTTTCAAAacatatcttaataaaaatatttgtaataataatttacaTCCAATAAGAATATCTTAACGAGCAGTTACATCATTCTGTCATGGgttaatgcaaaatttacaGAACGTGAGTACGTGATTGAGTTTGTTGTTTTAGATTATAAACATAGGggtaaaataggaaaaaaataatCGAAACGAATAATTGCAAAATTAGAAATTCTATTCACTAACCTCGATTTTGTAATCAAAACGATGGTTTATTTTTTGAACACTACAATAAAAAACTTGATTGGACCTTTGCTGATTACTGCAATGGTGATTAACGATGAAGAAACAGTGGATATTAAATAGacggataaaaaataaaaaaattgaatattgaGTAGATGGATGTTCcaaagaaaaacaattaaattttttataataaaagaaaatgatacaCAATTTCAATGGTGGATTGAATAATTAATGATGGATTATTCAccaatttataatgttaatattaaggaaaagataagattagtttatctacatcaaaataaaacagcaaaaattgaatatagaattttaaagataagatagatgaataataagataatttttaaaaagataacaaGATTGAAATAGGCGTAGGAcacatttcaatcgattgggtagcattaccaatcgattgaagttggcaaaaaattcaacttcatcaccttccaatcgattggattacattaccaatcgattgaatttggctaaaacttcaatgtcatcactttccaatcgattgtatttggcaaatccatgttgttttcgtaaattcaatcgattgagtaaaaaaacaatcgattgtttttgggcattcattcgattggaaagtataaacaatcgattggtttaAGCGAAAAGCATTCTACCTTACAcctttcaatcgattgttttgtggtacattgtaattcaatcgattgagttacaattcaatcgattgttttgataaaccaatcgattgaacttCAAGGAAACACGATTCGGAAGCCATGGACGAACGTCACgagatcaaatttaatattttaatcaattggaaTGGCCAAATGCTTTATTAGGATCAACGGAGGATATAATTGgttgttgtttttgtatttgattgttaataaatatatttgataattgataaaataataatttataaaataaaaaacagtttttataattaaataaaatatatggggttaatttgtaattaaaattagtttaaggACTATGTAGCAATTgttaaaaaactctaaaaacatgttttctaatGGGACCATTAAGTAGTCCAAACATTCTGGGACCACCGAATCTTGACccttgttatacccaaacatataattgatagataaaaagacctttttacatgagatatccaaacataaaattacttttacttttctataagatcttttaaaaaaagataattcgaaaaaagatattttcttaaaaactcaTCCAAACAAGCTCTAAATTTCTTAGCCACAATTTTTTTCCTAGCCAATGTTAACAGGTTATTTAATATcagtttttttatgataaaataaaaacatgtacACAAAACATTTGGTTTTTTCACGCTTTATCAGTAGTTAggtctgattttttttttcacataatttTTTGCTAATATTAGTGGATTATTTAATAACGTATAAATCTAtggttaaaataaatatttttttcttaaataatctCTAGGCCATAATTACTAATTgaataggttttttttttcaaattgttgcttctgttcatttctttatatatatacactaacaTTTTAAAAGTAGAAATAGCAGTAGTATCCGATCCTGCGGTTACCCGACCTGCTTTTACTGTTAGGGCAAGTTTAAACCCGACCTGGAACGAGGGGCGAAATCAGATCGGAGCGGGACGGGATTGGTGTCTGGATAAACCCATCCCTACCCGCCCTCGagtacctatatatatatatatacattttttaagattttaaggTTCCTCAATCCTCACCGCCAATGCCTTCATAGTCTCATTAACTCATACCTTTGGCCCCCAACCCTAGCAGAAAAGAGAGAACGAAAGTCACTTCTTCTTCTCCGCAGTGAAGCTCAAATCTGGTCACCTTCATTCCGCCGTAGAGCCTTCCGCCGAGCTTGTCACCGTTGCTGCACTGCCGTCCTACTGAATCCCTCGCCATGTTGTCGCGTTGCCAAACCTACTTGTCGTCGCTGTGCTGCCGATTCCGTGGCCCCTTCATCGCTGTGCTGCGGTGTCCTCTTTGTCGCTGTCTTCCTTTTCTGGTAAGTTCCTTGTCTCTGTCTCACATTATGAATGTGTAAAAAAATCTGCACTAAATGTTTGAATCTAAATGTCCCCCTTTCTCTGACATTATGCTCTCTATTTTTTGTTGGAAGTTCTTGATCGGTTTATTCTTCAATTCACATGTATATCgatctttagttattttttatttatttttaaattcaagtTTGATTATTTGTTTTTGCTTGATCAGGTAGCTTCAATTATATggtttccatttttttttatcatgatcATGATAGTTGTTGTTAGAGTTTGACTGGAGATTGttcatttatcatatttttttacattaaatttcgttttgtattttttttattattttctcttgttgtgattgaaa
The Arachis duranensis cultivar V14167 chromosome 5, aradu.V14167.gnm2.J7QH, whole genome shotgun sequence genome window above contains:
- the LOC107488834 gene encoding protein FAR1-RELATED SEQUENCE 5-like, whose protein sequence is MARDSVGRQCSNGDKLGGRLYGGMKVTRFELHCGEEEVTFVLSFLLGLGAKGGHDFNQQEELVSNQDMMDEQNEFEQDFRDEFTEGAFSSESNQSEDILEAAYAVDSVQDITTLKFSENFAEEIGKYHFYTLQLSFDFFMKYSKSKGFSARKSKTFKNSTGEIYKQKFVCHRQGFRMEKYYTMEKRKKEPRLETRTGCEARMDVKFVPESGRWHIFYFSDEHNHDLLDTQFSAMLSAYRKMSEADIMQMMNMLKSGISTSQIFGLLASQAGGYEFVGYGPRDMYNEIARQRRQIPGDAARVLKKLEDMRLKDPQLYFKACHDSRGLLRNLFWSDGISQLDYRLFGDVIAFDATYKKNKYSCPLVIFSGVNHHNQTIIFAAALIADETTDTYIWLLRQLMFAMRGKTPTSIITDGAMAIRNAVRDVFPEVRHRLCAWHLI